In a single window of the Rhabdothermincola sediminis genome:
- the rpsL gene encoding 30S ribosomal protein S12 — MPTIQQLVRKGRQSKPAKGKTPALKGAPQRRGVCTRVYTTTPKKPNSALRKVARVRLTSGMEVTAYIPGEGHNLQEHSIVLVRGGRVKDLPGVRYKIIRGTLDTSGVRDRKQARSRYGAKRES, encoded by the coding sequence GTGCCGACCATCCAGCAGCTGGTTCGCAAGGGGCGCCAGTCGAAGCCCGCCAAGGGCAAGACGCCGGCGTTGAAGGGCGCCCCGCAGCGGCGTGGCGTGTGCACGCGCGTCTACACCACCACTCCGAAGAAGCCGAACTCGGCCCTGCGCAAGGTCGCCCGCGTTCGCCTCACGAGCGGCATGGAGGTCACGGCCTACATCCCTGGTGAGGGGCACAACCTCCAGGAGCACTCGATCGTGCTGGTCCGGGGCGGTCGCGTGAAGGACCTGCCCGGGGTCCGCTACAAGATCATCCGCGGCACGCTCGACACGTCGGGTGTGCGCGACCGCAAGCAGGCCCGTAGCCGCTACGGCGCGAAGAGGGAGAGCTGA
- the rpsG gene encoding 30S ribosomal protein S7, translated as MPRKGPAPRRELMPDPIYRSVLVTQVVNKVLQRGKRSIAEGIVYDALDQVQNKSGNDPLATLKRAVENVKPQLEVRSRRVGGATYQVPVEVRPRRATTLAIRWIVGYARQRRERTMAERLANELMDAANGVGASIKRKEDLHKMAESNKAFAHYRW; from the coding sequence GTGCCGCGCAAGGGTCCCGCTCCCCGGCGGGAGCTGATGCCAGATCCCATCTACCGGTCGGTTCTGGTCACGCAGGTGGTCAACAAGGTCCTCCAGCGTGGGAAGCGTTCGATCGCTGAGGGCATCGTCTACGACGCGCTCGACCAGGTCCAGAACAAGAGCGGCAACGACCCGCTCGCCACGCTCAAGCGCGCGGTGGAGAACGTGAAGCCGCAGCTCGAGGTCCGCAGCCGCCGCGTGGGTGGGGCCACCTACCAGGTGCCCGTCGAGGTCCGCCCCCGGCGGGCCACCACCCTCGCGATCCGCTGGATCGTCGGCTACGCCCGTCAGCGACGCGAGCGGACCATGGCCGAGCGTCTGGCGAACGAGCTCATGGATGCAGCCAACGGGGTGGGTGCCTCCATCAAGCGCAAGGAAGACCTTCACAAGATGGCCGAATCGAACAAGGCGTTCGCGCACTACCGCTGGTAG